One genomic segment of Sebaldella sp. S0638 includes these proteins:
- a CDS encoding N-acetylmuramoyl-L-alanine amidase produces MEHRYKDPKELIGVEFEESGQTYKITGIGETTEEFMTLFTVKVEKSINPINWSGKVLIDVGHGGSKTSASGKKIIDYGAVNSKTGMNEFMWNKDFVENYLLSELKKEGIKNQIVFRDTGITKLVQDLNKESGKDDIILSFHLNSDIKASGTETLYWHTSEKGKKLAGLIQKGLVGVLGLPDRGIKIRRKPLDNADALNQRGWTMFRDTKVPFVMLESFFITNDGDLKRGNEKKAELARALVSAIKEYIKG; encoded by the coding sequence AATTAATAGGGGTAGAATTTGAAGAATCAGGACAAACTTATAAAATAACCGGAATAGGAGAAACAACAGAGGAATTCATGACACTGTTTACTGTGAAAGTTGAGAAGTCTATAAATCCAATCAATTGGAGTGGTAAAGTACTTATTGATGTAGGTCACGGAGGAAGCAAAACTTCGGCTAGCGGGAAAAAAATAATAGACTACGGGGCTGTGAATTCCAAAACCGGGATGAATGAATTTATGTGGAATAAGGATTTTGTAGAAAACTATCTGTTATCAGAATTAAAGAAAGAGGGTATTAAAAACCAGATAGTCTTTAGAGATACCGGCATCACAAAGTTAGTCCAGGATTTAAATAAAGAATCAGGAAAAGATGATATTATTTTATCTTTTCACCTAAACAGTGATATAAAAGCTTCTGGAACAGAGACATTGTACTGGCATACAAGCGAAAAAGGCAAAAAGCTTGCAGGACTGATTCAAAAAGGATTGGTAGGAGTTTTAGGGTTGCCAGACAGGGGAATCAAAATAAGGAGAAAACCTTTAGATAATGCTGATGCATTGAATCAAAGAGGGTGGACAATGTTTAGAGATACTAAAGTTCCATTTGTAATGTTAGAATCATTTTTCATAACAAATGACGGGGATCTCAAAAGAGGAAATGAAAAAAAGGCAGAGTTAGCAAGAGCTCTGGTATCAGCAATAAAAGAATATATAAAGGGCTAG